From the Candidatus Korarchaeota archaeon NZ13-K genome, the window CATGCTGAAGGCCACGAGCCTGCCCCCGTGATCCAACTTCCTGTAGAGGGAGAGGACCCTGTAGGCCTCCAGCTCGTCCCTCGCCAGCGTCACGACCTTCGCTATCCCTCCAAGAGAGAGCAACCTCCTGGCCACCACCAGGAGGTCCTCCTCACGGGGAGTGCCCCCGGGATCGTGCCAGGAGAAGATAGCGTTACCTATGCTCACATCTGAGTTCTCGTACTCCACGTCAACGTAGCCGCATATCTTGGAAACCTCCTCCAGCCACTCCCTACTCTGGGGCCCTCCCATCCCCCCGTGGGCCCTGCTCCTCCAGGTCACTATCACCCTGTCTCCCAGGCCCCGCACCAAGCCCTCGATCTCCCGGGCCTCGGGTGGCTCTTCCCAGATGAGATCCGCCCTGAGCTCAACGAGATCCGCTCCGGACCTGAGGGCGCGCTCCATGTCCCGCCTGATGGAGCCCCTGTCCCGGAGGCTCACCACTATCCTCATCTGAGGTACACCGCTGCCTCCTCAGGGCTCATCCTCTCGAAGAGTATGGCCGCTATGGCCCTGACCATGGCAGCCGGCTTCTCGTGCTGGAAGACGTTCCTGCCTATGGAGACCCCGGCGGCGCCTCCCTCAATGGCCCCGGCAACCATCTCGAGCACCTGCATCTCATTCTCCATCTTGGGACCGCCGGCTATGACCACCGGGATCGACACGCTCCTGGTGACCTGCTTGAAGCTGTCGGGATCCCCAGTGTAGGGGACCTTCACCACATCAGCCCCCAGCTCCGCGCCTATCCTGGCCACCATCGCTACTACGCTCGGATCGAACCTATCCTTAACGTTCGGTCCTCTCGCATACATCATGGCGAGCAAGGGCATTCCAAGCTCATCCGCCTCCGCTGCCACGAGGCCAAGCTTCTCCAGCATCTCCGGCTCGCTCCTCTCCCCTCCCACGTTCACGTGGACGCTCACAGCATCCGCCCCAAGCCTGACGGCTTCGATCACATCGGCCACCCTGACCTTCCTGTTGGGCTCCGGTCCCAGGGAGGTGCTGGCAGACATGTGCATTATCACTGGCACCTTGGGCTCCCTCAGGGACTTTATCATCCCCTTGTGGAGCACGACGCACGTCGCCCCGCCCCTGCTCACCTCTCCCACTATCCAGTTAATGTCAGTGAGCCCCCTTATGGGACCATCAGTCACACCGTGATCCATGGGAATGCAGAGGATCTTCCCGTCCCTCATGATCCTCGATAGCCTTACCTCCTTGCCCCACATGATCATCCGGCTCCCCCGCTAAGGCTAGGATTAATCTTATGTGTGCAATCGGTATTGTATTGGGATCACGGGCCGCCCCGGTTAAAAGGATAAATCCTCCAGGTGCTCAGGCTGCGTCGATGCTCCCTCCGATGAAGGCGGTGGAGCTGAGCCTCCTGCTGATATCGGCCTACGCTTCACTCAACCTCATAAGGTCATCCATAGGATTCCTCAGGCTTCCCAGGGTTAAGGAAGGAGAGAGGGGAAATAGGAGGGTCTCGATCGTGATACCTGCCAGGAACGAGGAGGAAAGAATCACGGAGTGCCTAGAATTAGCTCTATCCAAGCTGGGAGAGTCGGATGAGCTCATAGTGGTGAACGATTGCAGCAACGATCTGACTGAGGTCAGGGCGATGGAGAGGCTGGATGGGAGGTGCAAGCTCATCACGCTGCTTCAAAAGCCACCCGGTTGGACAGGGAAGTCCTGGGCATGCTATCAGGGCTACCTTCACTCATCCGGTGATGTTATAGTCTTCCTGGATGCCGACACGAGGCTCCTGGGGGATCTCGATGGTGCGATATCGCTCACTGAGGAGTACGATGCCGTCTCGCAGGTTCCTAGGATAGCTTGCGGGAGCATAGCCTGCGGCGCGGTTGAGATAGCCCTTACATCGCTCATAAGGCTCCTCCAACCCTACTGGAGGATGGATGATGAAAGGGCCTGGCTCGCGGGTGCTTTCATGGTCTGGAGGAGGGAATCTTACGAGTCAATCGGGACCCACGCCTCGGTGAGGCGAAGCCTAGTTGAGGACGCTGAGCTCGCCAGGCTGGCGGTGAGGATGGGTATGAGGGTCTCCTTCTTCCTCGGCGGCGTCGCC encodes:
- a CDS encoding type I 3-dehydroquinate dehydratase, coding for MRIVVSLRDRGSIRRDMERALRSGADLVELRADLIWEEPPEAREIEGLVRGLGDRVIVTWRSRAHGGMGGPQSREWLEEVSKICGYVDVEYENSDVSIGNAIFSWHDPGGTPREEDLLVVARRLLSLGGIAKVVTLARDELEAYRVLSLYRKLDHGGRLVAFSMGSRGAFSRRLSAALGSPLIYSHMGSPTAEGQLSLEEALLLRRLLC
- a CDS encoding fructose-bisphosphate aldolase (catalyzes the reversible formation of fructose 1,6-bisphosphate from glycerone phosphate and D-glyceraldehyde 3-phosphate), with the translated sequence MMWGKEVRLSRIMRDGKILCIPMDHGVTDGPIRGLTDINWIVGEVSRGGATCVVLHKGMIKSLREPKVPVIMHMSASTSLGPEPNRKVRVADVIEAVRLGADAVSVHVNVGGERSEPEMLEKLGLVAAEADELGMPLLAMMYARGPNVKDRFDPSVVAMVARIGAELGADVVKVPYTGDPDSFKQVTRSVSIPVVIAGGPKMENEMQVLEMVAGAIEGGAAGVSIGRNVFQHEKPAAMVRAIAAILFERMSPEEAAVYLR
- a CDS encoding glycosyltransferase produces the protein MCAIGIVLGSRAAPVKRINPPGAQAASMLPPMKAVELSLLLISAYASLNLIRSSIGFLRLPRVKEGERGNRRVSIVIPARNEEERITECLELALSKLGESDELIVVNDCSNDLTEVRAMERLDGRCKLITLLQKPPGWTGKSWACYQGYLHSSGDVIVFLDADTRLLGDLDGAISLTEEYDAVSQVPRIACGSIACGAVEIALTSLIRLLQPYWRMDDERAWLAGAFMVWRRESYESIGTHASVRRSLVEDAELARLAVRMGMRVSFFLGGVAESRWMGSWSEAYGAIKRISLGACVGRNASIAALLLLTYTAIITYLSPLMALLGHLDPAMAIIYLASILSYASLSLVEVRTSPLAFLLAPLALPLIGLASLRARGRSEVGWKGRVYSAAEEGAK